The DNA window GAGGGTAAGAATAACTCCGGCTGCTCCCAGCACAGGTGCAGGGGTTCTGGATGAAAGCATGCCGCACCTACCACTAAGGGTCTGGGCTCTGCTGTCTCCAGCCCTCTCCCCTATTCTGGAGGCTGGGGATGGAACCAGAAGCTTTGGGGGCAGGGAACTGTTTTAAGCTCTGTTTTTTTGTTCAGACTCTGGGTTCTTTTCCATTCTATCTTGATTCTACATTTTCCCCTCACTCGTCTTATCTTTCCACCACTACAGTGTTCCAGGGGCCAACCTCCTTCCATCTCATGCAGATTTCAACCTTTGCCAACAGCACATGGGCTCAAAATCAAGGCTCAGGCTGGTTGGGTGACTTGCAAATTCATGGCTGGGAGAGTGACTCAGGCACTATAATTTTCCTAAAGCCTTGGTCCAAGGGCAACTTTAGTAATGAGGAGATGACTGAGCTGGAGGACCTCTTCCGAGCCTACTTCATTGGATTCACTCGGGAAGTGCAGGATCGAGTCAATGAGTTCCAGTTGGAATGTGAGTACAGTCCTCTGATCTGGAGAGACTCTCAAtgacttttctctctcttgtgTCAGGCTACTGCTCCCTCTGACAATGGTCCCTTTCCCCCCTCTTTATCCAACTGCATGTACACACTTGTCCAGAGTAGCCTTCAACCCTGACTCCATACATCCACCCAGTATCCCAGATTCTTCCTGTTTCTTGCTGTCTTCTGTGTACATGACCACTCTTGTGGTCATTtcttgtttgtgtgtatgtaactTGCTTCTCTAAAACCGCAAGGAAGAacctccttttcctattctgtGCCTGAGTGAACTTAAGTGTGACTTCCTACTCCTCCACTTGATGTCCTCAAGCACCTGCTGCCAGATTACCTTCTCTACATGTAACCATTCCCTACACCGTGGAATGCTGCACTTTCAACTCCATCACACATTGCTCCTCTCCCCTCTTGCCCACTCTACATCCTTAAAACAGTCTAACCCCACCGTTGATGACATGCATACCTCTCCCCAATGCTCTTTCTGAAAAGTCCTGAATATTGCAATTGGTTTTATGTCAATAATTGCACCTCTCAACTTGTTAccactaaaataaaaaagtccTATGcctttttctcatctctttctttcctgtttgctttttaataacttGTCTCGGTTTTCCTTTACACAGACCCCTTTGTGATCCAGCTCACAGCAGGATGTGAGCTGCATTCTGGGGAGGCCATGGAAAGCTCTTTGACAGGAGCTTTAGGGGGATTGGACTTTGTGAGGATCCAGAATCATTCCTGTGTGCCTGCATCAGACAGCGGCAACAGGGGGCAGAAGTTTTGTGCACTCATGAATCAGTATCAAGGCATCTCTGATATCATTGAGAGGCTCCTCTCAGAAACCTGTCCTCGATATCTCCTGGGTGTCCTCGATGCAGGGAAGGCAGAACTGCAGAGACAAGGTTAGTCTTATGCTCTCCCCAAGATGTTTCTATTTCTCCTCCCTCCACTTTCTTTAAATTCAAAAGTGAGAAGTACCTAAATAGAGAAATGATTAATCAATAAGTCATTTGGTGCCCATAGGAGTGGAAGAGGTAACTGTTCAAATCTGTGGGTTTCTGAGTCGCTATCCTCTGAATTGGAGTCATAATCTGATGTTCTTACTGCTGCTTCCTACCCCAGTGAAGCCGGAggcctggctgtccagtggctcCCCTCCCCGGCCTGGCCACCTGCGGTTGGTCTGCCACGTCTCAGGATTCTACCCAAAACCCGTGTGGGTGACATGGCTGAGGGGCgagcaggaggagcctggcactCAGCAAGGAGACGTCATGCCCAATGCAGACTGGACGTGGTATCTCCGGGTAACCCTGGATGTGGCGGCTGCGGAGGCGGCTGGCCTGAGCTGCC is part of the Odocoileus virginianus isolate 20LAN1187 ecotype Illinois chromosome 5, Ovbor_1.2, whole genome shotgun sequence genome and encodes:
- the LOC110151439 gene encoding T-cell surface glycoprotein CD1b-2; protein product: MLLLALLLLGLILPGGDNEVFQGPTSFHLMQISTFANSTWAQNQGSGWLGDLQIHGWESDSGTIIFLKPWSKGNFSNEEMTELEDLFRAYFIGFTREVQDRVNEFQLEYPFVIQLTAGCELHSGEAMESSLTGALGGLDFVRIQNHSCVPASDSGNRGQKFCALMNQYQGISDIIERLLSETCPRYLLGVLDAGKAELQRQVKPEAWLSSGSPPRPGHLRLVCHVSGFYPKPVWVTWLRGEQEEPGTQQGDVMPNADWTWYLRVTLDVAAAEAAGLSCRVKHSSLGDQDIVLYWGHPTSIGLILVAIIVPSLILLIILAIWLWRRWSYQNIL